The Anabaena sp. WA102 genome contains a region encoding:
- a CDS encoding group II intron reverse transcriptase/maturase, translating to MIRHRENSSESWKTLPWKQFRRNLFRLQKRVYKAVQVGDKRKAKSLQKLILKSTAARLLAIRQVTQLNAGKKTAGIDGKTALSFEQRFELSEKLRTEGNDWKHQGLREIPIPKKDGKTRILKVPTIADRAYQCLVKYALEPAHEATFHARSYGFRTGRSAHDAQRYLYNNLNSKANGIDKRVIELDIEKCFDRINHTAIMDRLIAPYSIRQGIFRCLKAGVNPEFSEQGTPQGGVVSPLLANIALNGIESIHRYHRISSYRITDNTSNGDIVEPTIRYADDMVIILRPQDDATEILDKISQFLAERGMKVSEKKTKLTAATDGFDFLGWHFKVQKNGKFRCTPSVDNFKAFRKKVKFIVNNSNYGATTKAEKLAPVVRGWRNYHRFCKMDGSKFSLWHINHRAFKVFNKETKQNRHNSQELIKKAFPTVPYSENKHINVKGEKSPYDGDLTYWSERNSKLYDNNTSKALKRQSHKCGHCGLKMLSDEKVHLHHIDGNHQNWKTKNLLAIHESCHDYIHMSKSES from the coding sequence ATGATTAGACACAGAGAAAACTCTAGTGAATCCTGGAAAACGTTACCTTGGAAGCAATTCCGTCGTAACTTATTCCGCCTACAAAAACGCGTGTACAAAGCTGTTCAAGTTGGCGACAAGCGCAAAGCTAAGTCCCTACAAAAGCTGATTCTGAAATCAACCGCAGCGAGATTACTGGCTATCCGTCAAGTAACACAGCTAAATGCTGGGAAAAAGACAGCGGGAATAGACGGCAAAACCGCGCTCTCATTCGAGCAAAGGTTTGAACTAAGTGAAAAACTTAGAACCGAAGGTAACGACTGGAAACACCAGGGATTACGTGAAATACCCATCCCCAAAAAGGACGGAAAAACCCGGATTCTCAAAGTCCCCACTATTGCAGATAGGGCATATCAATGCCTTGTCAAATACGCACTAGAACCAGCACATGAGGCAACCTTCCACGCTAGGAGCTACGGTTTTAGGACGGGACGCTCGGCACATGATGCCCAGAGATACCTGTACAACAACTTAAACTCTAAAGCTAATGGAATAGATAAACGAGTTATAGAACTCGATATTGAAAAATGCTTTGACCGGATAAACCACACCGCCATAATGGATAGACTCATCGCTCCTTATAGTATAAGACAGGGAATATTCCGATGTCTCAAAGCCGGAGTCAATCCAGAGTTTTCTGAACAAGGAACACCCCAAGGAGGAGTGGTAAGTCCACTGTTAGCTAACATCGCCTTAAATGGGATTGAAAGTATTCATAGATATCACCGTATATCTAGCTACAGAATTACAGACAATACCTCAAATGGAGATATTGTCGAGCCAACAATCCGTTACGCGGATGACATGGTGATAATACTCCGACCTCAAGACGATGCCACAGAAATACTTGACAAAATCAGTCAGTTCCTAGCAGAGCGGGGAATGAAAGTCAGTGAGAAAAAGACAAAGCTAACCGCCGCGACAGATGGATTTGATTTCCTGGGCTGGCATTTTAAAGTCCAGAAAAACGGAAAGTTTAGATGTACTCCCTCAGTGGACAACTTCAAAGCTTTCCGCAAGAAAGTAAAATTCATCGTCAACAACTCGAATTATGGTGCTACCACAAAGGCTGAGAAATTAGCCCCTGTAGTCAGAGGTTGGAGGAATTACCACCGCTTCTGCAAGATGGATGGGTCGAAGTTTTCCTTATGGCACATCAATCACAGAGCATTCAAGGTATTTAACAAGGAAACTAAGCAGAATCGCCATAATAGCCAAGAGCTAATAAAGAAAGCATTCCCAACAGTTCCTTACTCCGAAAACAAACACATCAATGTCAAAGGTGAGAAATCACCCTACGATGGAGATTTAACCTACTGGAGCGAACGCAATAGTAAGTTATATGACAATAACACCTCTAAAGCCCTCAAACGGCAAAGCCATAAATGTGGTCATTGTGGGTTAAAAATGCTCAGTGACGAGAAGGTACATTTACATCATATAGATGGAAACCACCAAAACTGGAAAACTAAAAACCTTCTAGCAATTCACGAAAGCTGCCACGATTACATTCACATGAGCAAAAGCGAAAGCTAA
- a CDS encoding Rieske 2Fe-2S domain-containing protein: MTNADLILINDWYVVAKIEDCKPGSITTASLLGVKLVLWRSHEQNSPIQVWQDHCPHRGVALSMGEIANNTLVCAYHGWRYNQAGKCVQIPAHPDMIPPASAIAKTYHCQERYGLVWVCLGSPVNDIPSLPEWDVQEGQHQLGLRLVPFLRVLRHSFSGCFHIKLREFI; this comes from the coding sequence ATGACAAATGCCGACCTAATCTTAATCAACGACTGGTACGTAGTCGCAAAGATAGAAGATTGTAAACCAGGAAGTATCACCACAGCTAGTTTGTTGGGAGTTAAATTGGTACTATGGCGCAGTCATGAACAGAATTCACCCATACAGGTATGGCAAGACCACTGTCCCCACCGAGGTGTTGCTCTGTCTATGGGAGAAATTGCGAATAATACTTTGGTTTGTGCATATCACGGATGGAGATACAATCAAGCAGGTAAATGCGTACAGATCCCGGCTCACCCTGACATGATACCCCCAGCAAGTGCGATCGCTAAGACCTATCATTGCCAGGAACGCTACGGCTTAGTGTGGGTCTGTTTAGGGAGCCCTGTGAATGATATACCTTCATTACCCGAATGGGATGTGCAAGAAGGGCAGCATCAATTGGGATTACGATTGGTGCCATTTTTGCGAGTGCTGCGGCACTCATTTTCTGGTTGCTTCCATATCAAATTGCGGGAATTTATTTAA
- a CDS encoding MATE family efflux transporter, protein MGCARRAASIGITIGAIFASAAALIFWLLPYQIAGIYLNINNPENIEAINTATSFLALSGLFQIFYSIQMITVGALIGLQDTFVPVLMNLVVWVLGLAGSYFMAIILGWGGIGIWLGMVLSPLLSGVILMVRFYQMIAHKIANSNNGEESQIIPAEKVLKCIS, encoded by the coding sequence ATGGGATGTGCAAGAAGGGCAGCATCAATTGGGATTACGATTGGTGCCATTTTTGCGAGTGCTGCGGCACTCATTTTCTGGTTGCTTCCATATCAAATTGCGGGAATTTATTTAAATATAAACAATCCAGAGAATATCGAAGCAATTAATACAGCAACTTCTTTTCTCGCTTTGTCGGGATTATTCCAAATTTTTTACAGTATTCAAATGATTACTGTTGGGGCTTTGATAGGGTTGCAAGATACGTTCGTTCCAGTGTTAATGAACTTAGTTGTCTGGGTTCTTGGCTTGGCAGGAAGCTATTTCATGGCAATCATTTTAGGTTGGGGAGGTATCGGTATCTGGTTAGGTATGGTTTTGAGTCCACTCCTATCTGGAGTCATTTTAATGGTTCGTTTTTATCAAATGATTGCCCATAAGATTGCCAATAGTAATAACGGGGAAGAGAGTCAAATTATACCCGCCGAAAAGGTGTTGAAATGCATATCTTAG
- a CDS encoding carbamoyltransferase N-terminal domain-containing protein produces MVVDGEIVAAAQEERFSRRKHDASFPIGAIAYCLKQAGTKLQYIDQIVFYDKPLVKFERLLETYLAHAASAFFPSPFERAAVLCLDGVGEWATTSVWMGLGHQLTPQWEIHFPHSIITNLFIDRIYAV; encoded by the coding sequence ATGGTTGTCGATGGCGAAATCGTTGCCGCAGCCCAGGAAGAACGTTTTTCAAGACGAAAGCACGATGCTAGTTTTCCTATTGGAGCGATCGCTTACTGTCTAAAACAAGCAGGAACCAAGTTACAATATATCGATCAAATTGTTTTTTACGACAAGCCATTAGTCAAGTTTGAGCGATTGTTGGAAACCTATTTAGCCCATGCGGCTTCTGCTTTTTTTCCCAGTCCTTTTGAGCGTGCTGCCGTTTTGTGCTTAGATGGTGTAGGAGAGTGGGCAACCACCTCCGTTTGGATGGGATTGGGCCATCAACTCACACCCCAATGGGAAATTCATTTTCCCCACTCCATTATTACAAATCTGTTTATTGATAGAATTTATGCAGTCTGA
- a CDS encoding aspartyl protease: MILGEFNSRGELIFEIGLVTADGEIIPVQALLDTGFTGWLAIDDQDAITLGWLQENQKEDMQTAYGEAQFNLYQGTVFLDEEELIIPVLGGNELQDILLGVRWLQSKRLVADFTAMVLTLG; the protein is encoded by the coding sequence ATGATTTTAGGGGAATTTAATAGTAGGGGAGAACTCATTTTTGAAATTGGGTTAGTTACGGCTGATGGTGAAATCATTCCAGTACAAGCATTACTAGATACAGGTTTTACAGGTTGGTTAGCAATTGATGATCAGGATGCTATAACCTTAGGATGGTTACAGGAAAACCAGAAAGAAGATATGCAGACAGCATACGGCGAAGCTCAGTTTAATCTTTATCAAGGAACTGTATTTTTAGATGAAGAAGAGTTGATCATCCCAGTGTTGGGTGGAAATGAACTGCAAGATATTCTTTTAGGTGTACGTTGGCTACAAAGTAAGCGACTAGTAGCAGATTTTACCGCTATGGTGCTAACATTGGGTTAA
- a CDS encoding SPFH domain-containing protein, whose translation MKSFPFFLDKSKQNKFVSLATSAIAALALAGGVNAVNATPIKTLTAKELTSVSIPSTQNQPVVTQSVTRPIPYQSMGIEPLIIIPVIIIGGCFFFGGLVVIGEREVGIVVKKFTLSGKGLPPGRLIALNGEAGLQADTLAPGWHWGYWPWQYAVKKESVIVVPQGQIALIVAADGASNPPERILGKIVECDNFQDARKFLTKGGEKGRQIAFITAGTYRINTALFKVITAANASKEGMRPEQLQIYEIAAEKVGIVTTLDGSPIAAGEIAGRAITGHNNFQNGQKFIDAGGQRGLQEQVLLSGSWNLNPWLVSIEQVPMTQIPIGYVGVVISFVGEEQEDVSGASFTHGNLVNQGHKGVWVEPLYPGKHPLNTKVMKVELVPTTNIVLNFTDRISGQHGYDTNLTALKLLSFDGFSFDLEIFQIIHIGASDAPKVISRLGSMQNVIDQVLRPIVGNYFRNSAQEYTILDFLIARSERQVEASEYVKSALRAYDVQAVDSLIGLITPPNELMHTLTDRKIAEEQRKTYEVQQMAETQRQMLVRETAIADIQQELVKSEQGVTIAELQANAQIQQATGEAEATKLKAIAEAEGIRATGNAKAETYRTGVQALGLQGYTAMQLMQIVGDRSVRIIPDIIVGGNNGSNNGLADGLLSMILLNQTNSKTHLESKIPTPPPLPNPVVAKAESINHNS comes from the coding sequence ATGAAAAGCTTTCCATTTTTTCTTGATAAAAGTAAGCAAAATAAGTTTGTCAGCTTGGCTACATCTGCAATTGCAGCCTTAGCCTTAGCAGGTGGTGTTAATGCTGTTAATGCCACTCCCATAAAAACACTGACAGCCAAAGAATTAACTTCTGTTTCTATTCCCTCTACTCAAAATCAACCTGTAGTTACTCAATCAGTAACTCGTCCAATCCCCTATCAATCAATGGGAATTGAGCCTTTAATCATTATTCCCGTGATTATTATTGGCGGTTGTTTCTTCTTTGGTGGACTGGTGGTTATCGGTGAACGGGAAGTGGGAATTGTGGTGAAAAAGTTCACCCTGTCAGGTAAAGGATTACCTCCTGGTAGATTAATTGCCCTCAATGGTGAAGCGGGTTTGCAAGCAGATACCCTCGCCCCTGGTTGGCACTGGGGTTATTGGCCTTGGCAATATGCAGTTAAAAAAGAATCGGTAATTGTTGTCCCCCAAGGTCAAATCGCTCTGATTGTCGCCGCTGATGGGGCTTCTAACCCTCCAGAACGGATTTTGGGCAAAATTGTCGAATGTGATAATTTTCAAGATGCTCGCAAATTCTTAACCAAAGGTGGGGAGAAAGGACGGCAAATTGCTTTTATCACCGCAGGTACTTACCGCATCAATACAGCGCTGTTTAAAGTGATTACAGCAGCAAATGCCAGTAAAGAGGGTATGCGTCCAGAACAGTTACAAATCTATGAAATAGCAGCGGAAAAAGTTGGTATTGTGACTACTTTGGATGGTTCACCAATTGCCGCAGGTGAAATTGCTGGGCGTGCTATTACCGGACATAATAATTTTCAAAATGGTCAAAAATTTATTGACGCTGGAGGACAACGGGGTTTACAAGAACAGGTGTTATTATCGGGTTCGTGGAATCTCAATCCTTGGTTGGTAAGTATTGAACAAGTACCGATGACTCAAATCCCTATCGGCTATGTGGGTGTGGTGATTTCTTTTGTTGGTGAAGAACAGGAAGATGTGAGCGGGGCATCTTTCACTCACGGAAATTTGGTCAATCAAGGACATAAGGGTGTTTGGGTTGAGCCTTTATATCCTGGGAAGCACCCGCTCAATACTAAAGTGATGAAAGTTGAGCTAGTGCCGACAACAAACATTGTCTTAAACTTTACTGATAGAATTAGCGGTCAGCATGGGTATGATACGAATTTAACGGCGCTGAAACTTCTGTCATTTGATGGTTTTAGCTTTGATTTGGAGATATTCCAAATTATTCACATTGGTGCGTCAGATGCTCCGAAAGTGATTTCCCGCTTGGGTTCGATGCAAAATGTCATTGATCAGGTTTTGCGTCCCATTGTGGGGAATTATTTCCGCAACTCGGCTCAAGAATATACTATCCTGGATTTCTTGATTGCCAGAAGTGAGCGTCAAGTTGAAGCCTCTGAATACGTTAAATCTGCCTTACGTGCTTATGATGTGCAAGCAGTGGATTCGTTGATTGGTTTGATTACGCCACCGAATGAATTAATGCACACGCTGACAGACCGGAAAATTGCTGAGGAACAACGCAAAACTTACGAAGTTCAGCAAATGGCAGAAACCCAACGACAAATGTTAGTCCGGGAAACAGCGATCGCAGATATTCAGCAAGAGTTGGTAAAATCGGAACAAGGTGTCACAATTGCCGAGTTGCAAGCTAACGCACAAATTCAGCAAGCAACAGGTGAAGCTGAAGCCACTAAACTCAAAGCCATAGCGGAAGCTGAAGGTATCCGGGCGACAGGTAACGCGAAAGCAGAAACCTATCGGACAGGGGTACAAGCATTGGGTTTGCAAGGTTACACAGCGATGCAGCTAATGCAAATTGTGGGCGATCGCAGTGTTCGCATTATTCCTGATATCATTGTTGGTGGTAATAATGGTAGTAATAATGGTTTAGCAGATGGTTTATTGTCTATGATTCTTTTGAATCAAACTAATAGCAAAACCCATCTAGAATCGAAAATCCCTACACCTCCACCTCTTCCTAATCCTGTAGTTGCTAAAGCTGAATCTATTAATCATAACAGTTAA
- a CDS encoding Uma2 family endonuclease — translation MTTTVAKIIPIEEFLKLGFIDESPAWEYINSEVIQKPMGGGKHSLLQKKLIAVIDTATSDYEAFPEMRCSCGNRSVVPDVLVIATDQIPLDESGDIISSGINFAPLWVIEILSPSQSQTKVTGNILHCIKHGTKLGWLLDPSERSILVYQPNTLPDLLTGKDRLPVLEGVNLIITVEEVFAWLQIKR, via the coding sequence ATGACAACAACAGTTGCAAAAATCATTCCCATAGAAGAATTTTTAAAGCTGGGTTTTATTGATGAATCACCAGCTTGGGAATATATTAATTCAGAAGTAATTCAAAAACCAATGGGTGGCGGTAAACACAGTTTATTACAAAAAAAATTAATAGCAGTTATTGACACAGCAACAAGTGACTATGAAGCTTTTCCAGAAATGCGTTGTAGCTGTGGAAATCGTTCTGTAGTTCCCGATGTTCTGGTGATTGCTACTGATCAAATACCATTAGATGAAAGCGGTGATATTATTAGCAGTGGGATTAATTTTGCACCTCTTTGGGTAATTGAAATCCTTTCACCTAGCCAAAGTCAGACTAAGGTAACTGGTAATATTTTACATTGTATTAAACATGGTACTAAACTTGGTTGGTTGCTTGATCCAAGTGAGCGTTCAATTTTAGTTTATCAGCCTAATACTTTACCAGATTTGTTAACTGGAAAAGATAGATTACCAGTTTTAGAAGGTGTGAATTTAATCATCACAGTTGAAGAAGTATTTGCTTGGTTGCAAATAAAGAGGTAA
- a CDS encoding DUF5615 family PIN-like protein has product MSEKIRFHLDENADPAIALGLRRYGIDVTTTNNVGLRTQSDEVQLGFIQKTQRVLFTQDTDFLIIASRQLDIYLFICNQANTSSTVMIKFTPSKTGNLSFPVNKSGKVLG; this is encoded by the coding sequence ATGAGTGAAAAAATTCGCTTTCATTTAGATGAAAATGCTGATCCGGCGATCGCGCTTGGGTTGCGTCGTTATGGAATTGATGTGACAACAACTAATAATGTGGGATTACGCACTCAATCTGATGAAGTCCAATTAGGGTTTATTCAGAAAACGCAACGAGTGCTGTTTACCCAAGATACAGATTTTTTGATTATTGCGAGTCGCCAGCTTGATATTTACCTCTTTATTTGCAACCAAGCAAATACTTCTTCAACTGTGATGATTAAATTCACACCTTCTAAAACTGGTAATCTATCTTTTCCAGTTAACAAATCTGGTAAAGTATTAGGCTGA
- a CDS encoding DUF433 domain-containing protein, producing MKNLLMQLVSQEYIEIAADVRSGKPRIAGTRIAVEDIAVLHLKLGYSLVEIAGKYDLSLASVYAAMAYYFDHRDEIDARTVQEDKLVEVLKQNYPSRLQEKLKQLRNE from the coding sequence GTGAAAAATTTATTGATGCAGTTAGTTAGTCAAGAATACATCGAAATTGCTGCTGATGTCCGAAGTGGAAAACCCCGAATTGCTGGTACTCGTATTGCGGTGGAGGATATAGCAGTTCTACATTTAAAACTAGGGTATTCTCTAGTAGAAATTGCTGGTAAATATGACTTGTCTCTGGCATCTGTTTATGCAGCAATGGCTTATTATTTTGATCATCGAGATGAGATTGATGCACGCACTGTGCAAGAGGATAAATTGGTTGAGGTACTGAAACAAAATTATCCTTCACGTCTTCAAGAAAAACTCAAACAGTTGAGAAATGAGTGA
- the fabG gene encoding 3-oxoacyl-[acyl-carrier-protein] reductase: MSLLKDQVAIVTGASRGIGRAIAIQLASQGAKVVVNYASSSTAAEEVVAEITAAGGEAIALQADVSQENQVDTLIKTTLEKFQRVDILVNNAGITRDTLLLRMKLAEWQAVIDLNLTGVFLCTKAISKIMLKQRSGRIINIASVAGQMGNPGQANYSAAKAGVIGFTKTVAKELSSRGITVNAVAPGFITTDMTSDIKADGILQYIPLGRFGKPEEIAGMVRFLAADPAAAYITGQVFNVDGGMVM, from the coding sequence ATGAGTTTATTAAAAGATCAGGTTGCAATTGTCACAGGTGCATCACGGGGAATTGGTAGAGCGATCGCTATCCAATTAGCATCTCAAGGTGCAAAAGTAGTAGTTAACTACGCTAGTTCCAGCACAGCAGCAGAGGAAGTAGTCGCAGAAATTACAGCAGCAGGAGGAGAAGCGATCGCCCTCCAAGCAGATGTTTCCCAAGAAAATCAAGTAGATACACTCATTAAAACCACCTTAGAAAAATTCCAGCGCGTGGATATCTTAGTCAACAATGCAGGTATTACCCGTGACACCCTGCTATTAAGAATGAAATTAGCAGAATGGCAAGCAGTCATAGACCTTAACTTAACTGGAGTATTTTTATGTACAAAAGCTATCAGTAAAATTATGCTCAAACAACGTTCCGGGCGGATTATTAACATCGCTTCCGTCGCGGGACAAATGGGCAACCCTGGACAAGCCAACTACAGCGCAGCCAAAGCCGGAGTAATTGGCTTTACCAAAACAGTAGCTAAAGAACTCTCTTCTCGTGGCATTACCGTCAATGCCGTTGCTCCTGGTTTTATTACCACTGACATGACCAGCGATATCAAAGCCGATGGTATCCTGCAATATATCCCCCTGGGGCGTTTTGGTAAACCAGAAGAAATTGCTGGCATGGTGCGCTTTTTAGCAGCAGATCCCGCCGCAGCTTATATCACAGGACAAGTATTTAATGTTGATGGCGGTATGGTGATGTAG
- a CDS encoding MraY family glycosyltransferase gives MNLANSLKSLGIADPSGSGWLAVVFTFLLALVVTWRLIPTIRKFALEVGWADQPNARRLNQEPLPNAGGLAIYAGVIAALVLASLLRPIELQGVLAQVLTILLGGSILVLVGFIDDQFGLPPSVRLWAQVTTALLLVGNGISIKVAFGTPIDSLLSMALTVLWVVGITNAVNLMDGMDGLAGGISFITAISLLGVSAQFDNRAAATLVLAALGGAALGFLRHNFHPSHIIMGDAGAYFFGYVLAATSILGKLQLNTIYALIPTVLFLLLPVIDTTQVFVRRLMAGKNPLSTPGKDHIHHRLLAWGLSQRNAAFILWSITLGCNLLAMKVQGMSLSVMLATAVGIILLLGFTLGQRMLNNS, from the coding sequence ATGAACTTAGCAAACTCCCTTAAATCCCTTGGCATTGCTGACCCTAGCGGCTCCGGCTGGTTAGCTGTAGTATTTACGTTTCTATTAGCTTTAGTTGTCACCTGGCGTTTAATTCCCACAATTCGCAAATTTGCCTTAGAGGTAGGTTGGGCAGATCAACCCAACGCCCGACGATTGAATCAAGAACCTTTACCTAATGCGGGAGGTTTGGCAATCTACGCGGGTGTCATTGCGGCTTTGGTCTTAGCTAGTCTCTTGCGACCGATTGAACTGCAAGGGGTTTTAGCTCAGGTCTTAACGATTCTCCTCGGTGGTTCAATTTTAGTTTTAGTGGGCTTTATTGATGACCAGTTTGGCTTACCTCCGTCTGTGCGGTTATGGGCGCAGGTAACAACAGCACTTCTGTTGGTTGGTAATGGCATTAGCATCAAGGTTGCCTTTGGTACACCCATTGATTCCCTCTTGTCTATGGCGTTAACGGTGCTGTGGGTGGTGGGGATCACTAATGCTGTTAACCTCATGGATGGGATGGATGGTTTGGCTGGTGGCATCAGCTTTATCACTGCTATCAGTTTGTTAGGCGTGTCTGCCCAGTTTGATAATCGCGCTGCTGCTACTTTGGTTTTAGCGGCTTTGGGAGGGGCGGCGCTGGGCTTTTTACGCCATAACTTTCACCCCTCACACATCATTATGGGTGATGCTGGTGCATACTTTTTTGGCTATGTGTTAGCAGCAACCAGCATTTTAGGCAAACTCCAATTAAATACAATCTATGCCCTAATCCCGACGGTTTTATTTCTGCTGTTGCCAGTTATCGACACTACTCAAGTGTTTGTTCGCCGGCTCATGGCAGGCAAAAACCCTCTGAGTACACCAGGTAAAGACCACATCCATCATCGCTTGTTGGCTTGGGGACTATCCCAACGCAATGCAGCTTTTATCTTATGGTCAATTACTTTAGGTTGTAATTTACTGGCTATGAAAGTCCAGGGTATGAGTTTATCTGTGATGCTGGCTACTGCTGTCGGTATTATTTTGCTGTTAGGCTTTACCCTTGGACAAAGAATGTTGAATAATTCGTGA
- the groL gene encoding chaperonin GroEL (60 kDa chaperone family; promotes refolding of misfolded polypeptides especially under stressful conditions; forms two stacked rings of heptamers to form a barrel-shaped 14mer; ends can be capped by GroES; misfolded proteins enter the barrel where they are refolded when GroES binds): MTKIIAFNEESRRALEKGINALADAVKITLGPKGRNVLLEKKFGIPQIVNDGITVAKEIELEDPLENTGARLIQEVASKTKDIAGDGTTTATVLAQALIKEGLKNVAAGTNPISLKRGIDKTVEALVKEIANIAKPVEGSAISQVATVSAGNDAEVGQMIALAMEKVTKDGVITVEESKSFTTELEVVEGMQVDRGYISPYFITNNERMTVEFENARILITDKKISSIQDLVPILEKVARSGQPLLIIAEDVDGDALATLVVNKARGVLAIAAIKAPGFGERRKAMLEDIAILTDGQMISEDIGLSLDTATLEMLGTAEKIHIDKENTTIVAGNAAKPEIQIRIEQIRKQLAATDSDYDTEKLQERIAKLAGGIAVIKVGAATETELKDKTLRIEDALNATKAAVEEGIVPGGGATLIYLSTKIEAIKNSLTPEERIGADIVKKALEAPLRQISENAGAEGSVIVARVRETDLNIGYNAATGEFEDLIAAGIIDPAKVVRSALQNASSIASMVLTTEAIIAEKPEKQSAGSPDGGMGGMGGMGGMGGMGGMGGMGGMGGMGGMGGMGMF, from the coding sequence ATGACTAAGATTATTGCATTTAATGAAGAATCACGGCGTGCTTTAGAAAAGGGTATTAACGCCCTGGCAGATGCGGTGAAAATCACTTTAGGTCCAAAAGGTCGTAACGTCCTATTAGAGAAAAAATTTGGTATTCCCCAAATTGTTAACGATGGTATCACTGTTGCTAAAGAAATTGAACTAGAAGATCCTCTAGAAAATACTGGCGCTAGACTAATTCAGGAAGTAGCATCAAAAACTAAGGATATAGCTGGGGATGGGACTACCACTGCCACAGTTCTAGCACAAGCCTTGATTAAGGAAGGTTTGAAGAATGTAGCTGCGGGGACAAATCCCATCAGTTTAAAACGGGGTATTGATAAAACCGTTGAGGCGCTGGTAAAGGAAATTGCCAATATCGCTAAACCTGTAGAAGGAAGTGCCATTTCCCAAGTTGCCACAGTTTCCGCTGGTAATGATGCGGAAGTTGGACAAATGATAGCACTGGCGATGGAGAAAGTGACCAAAGACGGTGTTATTACCGTTGAAGAATCTAAATCCTTTACTACTGAACTAGAAGTGGTAGAAGGAATGCAGGTTGATAGAGGTTATATTTCTCCCTACTTCATCACCAACAACGAACGGATGACAGTAGAGTTTGAAAACGCCCGCATCCTGATTACTGATAAAAAAATCAGCAGCATTCAAGATTTAGTCCCCATTTTGGAAAAAGTTGCCCGTTCAGGTCAACCTTTATTGATTATTGCCGAAGATGTAGACGGTGATGCTTTAGCAACCTTGGTTGTGAATAAAGCGCGTGGTGTATTAGCGATCGCTGCGATTAAAGCTCCTGGTTTTGGCGAACGTCGCAAAGCTATGTTAGAAGACATTGCCATTCTCACCGATGGACAAATGATTTCTGAAGACATTGGCTTAAGCTTAGATACTGCCACTTTGGAAATGTTGGGAACTGCGGAGAAAATCCACATTGACAAGGAAAATACCACCATTGTGGCTGGTAATGCTGCTAAACCAGAAATCCAAATTCGGATTGAGCAAATTCGTAAACAGTTAGCCGCAACTGATTCCGACTATGATACCGAAAAACTGCAAGAACGCATTGCTAAGTTAGCCGGTGGGATTGCCGTAATTAAAGTCGGTGCCGCTACAGAAACCGAACTCAAGGACAAAACCTTGCGGATTGAAGACGCACTCAACGCTACCAAAGCCGCAGTAGAAGAAGGTATTGTTCCTGGTGGTGGTGCAACCTTAATTTATCTATCTACCAAGATAGAAGCAATTAAAAACAGCCTCACCCCCGAAGAAAGAATTGGTGCTGATATTGTTAAAAAAGCTTTAGAAGCTCCCCTGCGGCAAATCTCAGAGAACGCTGGGGCAGAAGGTTCTGTCATTGTTGCCAGAGTTCGGGAAACTGATTTGAATATCGGTTATAACGCAGCTACAGGCGAATTTGAAGACTTAATTGCTGCTGGTATTATTGATCCCGCAAAGGTGGTTCGTTCCGCTTTACAAAATGCTTCTTCTATTGCCAGTATGGTACTAACCACCGAAGCCATTATTGCTGAAAAGCCTGAAAAACAATCCGCTGGGTCCCCTGATGGTGGCATGGGTGGTATGGGCGGTATGGGCGGTATGGGCGGTATGGGCGGTATGGGCGGTATGGGTGGCATGGGTGGTATGGGTGGCATGGGCGGCATGGGTATGTTCTAA